TTATAAACATTACGTGGTGCCCTCCCGGCTGAAACTTAAAGCTGGAGTTGGCCCCTACTATTACTATTTTTGCCGGGCGCATTCCCATCATGTCCCCCTGCTTGTAGGTCTCGTGCACCTCTACTTTTTGCGCCAGGTTCGACCTGGCCTCATATAACGTGTCGGGCTTACCGGTGTGATTAATAATTTCAAAGTAAAGGGCTGTATTCATGTCCTTTGCCCCCGGCCTGATCCAGGCATCCTTAATCTCAATGCCGTTCTGCTGCATAAAAGGCAGCGCCATAATCAGCATGACAAATATATACAACTGAACCTCCTCTGCTTTGAGAAAAAATTACTTCTAGTCGGCAAGAGCTTTTATGTCTTTCATTACTTCTTCAACGTTAACATTACTTCCTTTGTATTCCTGCCTTACCTTCCCTTCTTTATCCATAAGTGTTATTCTGTCTGTGTGTACAAAAAAGTAGGACGGCTCTCCCGTTTCCGAATAAGTGGTGTCCCCTGCAATTGCCACATAATGGAGCTGCTTTTTAAGAGAGTCTATCTCACCGGGCCTTCCGGTTAAGAAAATCCAGTTCTTCATGTCAATTTCCCTGACATCTGCATATTCTTTTAAGACCGAAGGCTTGTCCCTCAACGGGTCAAAGCTTATCGAGACAAACGACACGCCGCTAAGGTCTTCTTTTTTTGCCTCCTGCTGAATGCGCTCCATATTATTTGTAATGAGGGGGCATATGTCGGGGCAGTGCGTAAAAATGAGCCCGAGGACAACAACCTTTCCCTTCACGTTCGCCGGGAAAGTGGCTCTCGTGCTGTCCTGCGTTAAAAGATCATATTTTGCGCCTGAAAGGTCGTCTTTTACCGGCAGCTTGTCCTTGCATCCGAAGAGAATGAGCGCAGGAAATGCCAGTGTCAGAAACTTATAATAGATCTTCATAAAATTATTCTTTGGATAGTTTTTCTTTTAGCCTGCCCAGAGCTTCAAGCTGCTTTCCTTTTACCTTCGGAAATGAGATATCCATTGAACTCATGGTCTTTACTATAACTTCCGAAATTGCAAGGTGGGCAAACCATTTCTTATCGCCCGGAATAATGTACCACGGCGCATATTCTGTACTGGTTTCAGATATTGCATCTTCGTAGCACTTCTGGTAATCGTCCCAGTATTCCCGCTCGGCAATGTCCTCTTCAGTAATCTTCCAGTTTTTTGCCGGGTCCTCTATTCTCTTAAAGAACCTTTTCTTCTGTTCATCTTTGGATATGTTAAGAAAGAATTTAACGACGTATGTGCCGGTTTCATACAAGTAGCGCTCGAAATCGTTGATCTGGCGGAAGCGCATCTTCCATATATTGTCCTTTAAGACCCATTCGGGGAGCCTTTCGCTTTTTACCAGATCGTGCACCCTTACAATTAAGACCTCTTCATAATGCGAGCGGTTAAAGATCCCGATCCTCCCCTTTTCAGGCAGGGCTTTGCTTATCCTCCACAGGAACCCGTGATCAAGCTCTTCTTTTGATGGCTGCTTAAAACTAAAGACCTGTGTGCCCTGCGGGTTAAGACCCGTCATGACGTGCTTAATTGCCGAGTCCTTGCCGCCTCCGTCCATTGCCTGAAATACAAGAAGAAGCGAATACCTGTCCTGCGCAAAAAGCTTAGCCTGCAGATCATCCATTTGGGTAATATTGTCTGCAAGCTTTTCCCCGGCGTCTTCTTTGGATTTGTAGCCGCCTGTATCGTTTGTTTTATGATCCTTCAGTTTTACCTGAGAGTCCGGCTTGACAAGAAACTGTTCAATATCCATATCTTTACCGCCTTTTTATGATGGGAACCTCAATCCTTTAATTCATCTTTCCAGAAATCCCCTGCCTTAAGGGCGTAGGATGTTTCAATTGAGCCGATGACGTCATCCACATACTTCTGGGTCCTCATACCGACCAGTGTGCTTGTTACATTAGGAAGAGAGTTTATCATTAAGATTGCCTTCTGCGAAAGTGAAAGGTCGTCTGCACTTCCGTTCAGATAGGGAGCAATCATCTCATGGACTTTCCTGTTTTTGCTGTTGGATTCTTTTGCAAAAATGCTTTCCATAGAATCAAGTACAATATTTACCGTTGTAGCGTAATAGTTCAGCTTTGAGATCACATCCTCTTCGCTGTCGTAATGCTTATAGATCTCGTTAATTGCATAGTTCGCCCGCGGAATAAAAAACTGCTTCTTTATCTCAATAAACTGGTTTGCGCTTTCAAACTTTCCGAAGGTGTTCTCAAGAACAGAGGCAAGCGACATCGATTCAATTATGGTCTGCTTATCCTTGGCCTCAATGCTAAGATCGGTTACATAGGAAGCCTTAATGCTGTCTTCCTGTTTTTTTAAGTCCCCAATAAGCTGATTGATCTCAGGCACTGTCCTGTCCTCCTTTACGCTGAAATCTGCAAGTCTTACAATCTTATTCCCCTTGATGGCGTTTAACGGGCGGTTTACAAGCACTCCCAGGTCGTTTTCAGAAGCAAGCTCCAGGAAAGTTTTCTTCCCTTTTTCCTGGTTTAAGTTTTCGGCACCCCCTTTTTCCAGCAGGTTTAAGGGCAGCTGGACAACAGAAAAATGGTTCTCGGGTGAAATTTCCTTCGAGAGCCTCAGCACTTCCTCTAGTGAAGTAAAGCTTCTTTTGTCATTCTCCTCACCGAAAGAGTTTGAGGAAATCCCGTAATGTAGTATTCTGCCTTTAGCTACTTCTTCTTCCAGATAGATAAAGGCATTCTTAATCCTTCTGTAATATTCCTCTCTTAACTTCTCTACATCCCTCGTTCCGGTATACATTAGGAAATACTCGGGGTTGTGCAGAAGATAGACGTCAATGTACCCGAGTTTTAATCTTTCAAGTGAAGCAGTTATCTGATCCTGAAGAAATTCAGGATGAATGCAGTGCCAGAGGTCGGGAGCGCACCTTACAACTTCAGGGTACGGTGTGCCAAGTGTTTCCCTTTCCTTGGCAATTTCCTGGTTTTCTCCCTGAATGTAGCCCCCCTTGGATACAATTACCACCTCGTCACGCTCCAGCCCCTCGTTTTCCATAAGGCCGTTTACGACGTTGCCTACAAGAATTTCACTCCCCCCGTCGGAATAGTTTGAGGATGTGTCCACCAGGTTAATCCCGTTTGTTAAGGCATAGGCGAGTGTTTTTGCGTGTTCCTGTATCCTGTAGTCAACCCTGTAGGTGCCGAAACCGCAAATGGAGACCTGATAACCCGTTTTCCCCAGCCTTTTATACTTAATATTTGAATACTTTTCAGAAAACTTATATGTTTTTTCTAATGTCGACATAAATATCCCTCTTGATTTCCGGATAATAATAAAAAAGCCTGCCTGTCCGGTCAGGTAATTAACATAATAAACGTAAGGCTTATAATTTAAAGATTAAATAAAAAAAACTCTAAATCCAATAATGCGAAATTTTGGGCCCCATTTTTGTATACTTTAGCGCTTTTTTTTGATTCTGAATCTTTTTATATTTGTGAAAATAAATTCAATGGAGTAAAAGATGGCTAAAACCCAAACCTTTGGCGACAAGGCGAAAAACAAGAATAAGTCTACCGGAGTTAATGTTAAGGTTATTAAGGCAATCAAGTCTGAAGAAGGCAGCACAAAATTCCAGGAAAAGTTTGTCCGTCTTGATGACGTTAACAAAGTAACCGACATAAAGTAATTTTTAAATAGACTTACTTTGAAAGAGCGGTTTTCTACCGCTTTTTTTATGTAAAAAATTAAAGCCGCCTTAAGACTCATGGTCTTAAAAGGCGGCTTCTTAATTTTTAGCCTGTCCTTAGAAAAAAATCAGCCCGGGATAACCTCAATTGCCGGGTTAATCTCCCTTTTAAGCAGGTTTTCAATTGCATTCAGTGTACCGCTTATTGCGCTCGGGCAGCTTCCGCATGCACCCTGGTAGCGGATGCGCAGCATATAACCATCTATTCCAAGAACCTCCAGCCCTCCGCCGTCACCGGCCAAGGCAGGGCGTACCCTCTGGTCCAGAAAAGAATTAATTTGCCTTAAAAGCTCACTTTCCTCTTCTTTTCCTAAAGGCTCCGGCTCTTTTTCTTCGGGAAGCAGTGTTTTATCGAAACCCTGTATAAATTTAATGAAAGGCATCTGTATTTTACCCCAGTCAACAGCAGGATTTTTTTCAACAGTGACAAACTTGTCCATGTAAAACACAGATTCCACCCCATCTATATCAAAAATACCCTTAGCCAGGGGGTCTGACTGGGCTTCTTCTTTATTCTTAAAGTGTCTTGTCTCACTCTTAAGCAGTTTTTCGCTTAGAATGAATTTCAGAGCCTGGGGATTCGGCGTTAAATCCACATCCTGAACTCTTAGCATGTTTCCTCCAATTATATTCTTTTTTTCAGCAAAACCCGGTTTTGCATTTCAAAGTTCAAAAGCTAACCCTATTTTATCAAAAATTTGCCCCTAAATCAATGGTAAAAGTCAACTTGCGTCACACTTAGGAGCGCCTTAAACGCCTGTTATTGACAATAAGCACAAATTCCCCCTTTAGCTGCTTCTTTTCTGCAGCTTCCAGCACCTGTGAAACCGTGCCGCGGTAGAATTTTTCATTCTTCATTGTAATGTCATACGCAAGCGCAACTCTGACCGATGGGCCGAAGGCTTTCAAAACGTCAGAAAGAAGAGACCTCAGGCGATATGGGGTATCCATAATTACAATTACCTCGTTAATCCCTTTAAGCCTCAAAAGTTCACCCCGCCTTTCATCTTTTTTGGGTGAAAGCCAGCCGTAGAAGTAGAACTTTTCAAAATCAAACCCTGAGGCCGTTAAGGCCGGAAGAAGCGAATTTGCCCCGGGAACAGGTACAACCTCAATTTTCTGGCTGATGCAGAGGTCAACTAACAGGTGCCCCGGATCTGAAAACAGGGGCGTTCCGCAGTCTGAAATTAAAGCCGCCGACTCACCCTGGAGAATTCTAAGCAGAATGTCGTTAGCCACTTCGTTTTCATTGTGCTCATTTAGCGAAATCAGCTCTTTTTCTATTTTGTACTGCGAAAGGAGCCTTCTGGCTTCCTTGAACTCTTCGCAGATGATGAAATCTGCTTCTTTCAGGATGTTTAATGCCCTGAGAGTAATGTCATCATAGTTGCCGATGGGAGTGGAAACGAGGTAAAGTTTGTTATCCATAAAATCTGATCTATTTTATCTTATGTGGAGGGACAAATCCCCTGTAGGTGTCGAACTTTGAGTTATAAAGCACAATATTCATGTTTTCATCCCGGAGTGCCCCGCCGCTGGGATAGAGGTAAAAGTTTGAAATTGTGCCTGTCTTTTCCTCTGCAAGGCGGCCCTGTTCTGTATAAAATCTAACCTTGTAATACCCGAGCTCATATGTCCCGGCTTTCATCTGCTCAAGCAGGTGTTCTTCAGAATAAATAAAAATGTCGTTCATCTAGGCTAAATAAGCTAAAGGTTCAAAAGGTGTAAGTCCTGGGGCATGAAGAAATTTCTTTCTTCATGCCCGCATTCTAAATTAATTCTTTCAATTTATTATAAAGCTTGTCAATTTCAATTGTAAAGCGTTCCCCTGTCTTCCTGACCTTTACTTCAACCTTGTTTTCCTTCAGGTTCTTGTCGCCTACAATTACCTGGACCGGGAGGCCCAAAAGGTCCGCATCATTGAACTTAAAGCCCGCCTGTGCATCAACCCTGTCGTCAAATAAAACGTCATAACCCATATCCATAAGGTCATTATAGATCTTATTTGAGGCGTCAATGACTTCCTGCTTTTTCATATTAAGTCCCATTAAATGGAACTGGTATGGGGCAAGTGTATTATCCCAGATAATTCCCTTTTCATCATTATGCTGCTCAATATAGCAGGCGATAACCCTTTCGACGCCGATGCCGTAGCTGCCCATGATGATCGGGTTTACTTTTCCCTGCTCATCCAGGAATGTGGCTCCCATAGCCTCGGAATATCTTGTGCCGAGCTTGAAGATGTGCCCAAGCTCAATTGCCTTAAAGACGTCCAGTTTCTCGCCGCACCTTGTACAGACTTCACCTGCCTGAACGGTTCTTAAATCAAAGTATTCCACAGTAGGGACATCACGCATCAAATCAATTCCGCCAATGTGGTAGTCGTTTTTGTTTGCGCCGCTATAGAGGTTATTGCCGTCTTTTAAGCGCAGGTCCGCAATAATTCTTCCCTTAAAGCCGATGGGGCCGATCGAACCTGCATCAGCTCCTGTAATTTCCTTTAATTCATCGGGATGCCCCGGTCTTAATGTTCCCGGGAGCACACTTCCAAGCTTGGTTTCATTTACTTCGTCGTTTCCAAGCATTAGAACCAGTACAGGTTCATCGTTATGAATATAAACTCTCGACTTTGCGCACTGTGTTTCGTTGATCTTAAGGAACTCACAGAGCTCATCAATAGATTTAACTTTTGGAGTTGAGATTTCCTCTACTGCAAATGAAGTTGTAAACCTTGGAGCGCCGTCCACAACGGAAGTTGCAACCTCAACGTTAGCTGCGTAGCCGCAATGTTCGCAGTGTGCTACTGTGTCTTCACCGGCCTCCGACTTAACCATGAACTCTTCAGAGCGGTTGCCTCCCATGGCGCCGCTTGATGCACCGACTACAAAGTACTTAAGGTCGCAGCGGCCGAAAATCTTTCTATATGCCTTGTCGTGCTGTGCGTATGACTTATCCAGGTTTTCCCATGAAGTATCGAATGAATAAGCATCTTTCATTAAAAACTGACGGCCGCGTATTACGCCGCTTTTAGGGCGCGGTTCATTCCTGAACTTTGTCTGTATCTGATACCAGATCTGCGGCATGTCTTTATAAGATTTAACTACCCCTTTGGCGTGGTATGTCATAATTTCCTCGTGTGTCGGGGCCAGGACGTAATCCCTGTTCTTAATGTGGAACATCGTGTCTCCGAATGCCTCAACGCGGTTTGTCTCTTCCCAGATCTCTTTCGGGTTTAATGCCGGAAGGTGGAACTCCTGTCCGCCTATGGCGTCCATCTCCTCACGGATGATCTCAACCACTTTCTTTACAACGGTATAACCCAGCGGAAGGAATGAATAAATTCCTGCTGAAAGCATGCGCACCATGCCGGTTCGCAGCATAAGAATATGACTTGGAATTATTGCGTCAGTCGGGACCTCTTTCAAGGTCGGTATAAATGCTTTGCTTAACTTCATAGTTTTATAAAATTAATTGGTAATAACTCTGTTTAGTACAATAGACAAAGATAATGAATTGAAGGGGCTAAATCAAAAAATAGTAGGAATTTGGGTCGTAAATGTAGGGGCGCACCGCCATGCGCCCCTGCAGAATAATTTTCAGTATCTAACGTGCCGCAACGACTTTATAAACCATATCCTTGGGACGTATGATTTCTGCGCATTCAAATGTGACTTCGTCGCCTTTTTGGGCTTCAGTTACCGGGACCTCATTATTTACCATGTTCGGGAGCTTCAGTTCAACAACGCCTGTAGTCTGCCCTATTACAAGGAGATCCTCACCCACTGAAATATTGCCTGTTTCCAGCTTTATGTGCGCAATGCCGGTTTTCTTGTAGTAGTTTATAACTTTGCCTACATATTCTTTCTTGGTTGTTGCTATGCTCCCGTAAATATTTGCATACTCGGCCGAACTTGGAACATCAAAATAAAACCCTGAGGAAAATCCCCTGTTATAGACCTTCTCCAGCTCGTGGAGCATATCTTTTTTTATTTCATCTGTCAGACCACCCTCAAAATAGAGGTCTATTGCCTTCCTGTAGATGGAAACCGTCCTGGCAACGTATTCGGGACTCCTTTTCCGTCCTTCAATTTTGAATGAGTCAATCCCTGCCTCAATTAACATGTCTATATATTCTATGGAGCACAGGTCCTTTGGCGACATCACGTAATCTTCTCCTAAGACCATCGATTTACCGATCTGCCCGTCAATTACCTCGTACTCCCTGCGGCATGGCTGTATGCATTCACCGCGGTTTGCGCTTTTGCCGAAAAGGTGGTGGCTCATAAAGCACCTTCCGCTTACTGCAATGCACATCGCTCCGTGTATGAAAGCTTCAATTTCAAGGTCTGTATTTGCCCTGACCTTCTTTATCTCTTCCAGGGAGCACTCGCGTGCCATGACAATCCTGCGTGCTCCCAGGGACTTAAACAGGTTTGCCGAGGCAGAATTTGAAATGGAAGCCTGTGTGGAGACGCAGAAAGGCATATCGTGCTCCCGGCATTTTTCAACCAGAGCCAGGTCCCAGCATATTATCATATCCACGCCGGCTTTTTTTGCCGCCGGAATGATCTCATCTAATTCCCCTACTTCCTCTTCAAAAATGATGGTGTTCAGTGTCAGATAGCTCTTAACCCCGTGCTCTTTGCAGAATGATACAATTTCAGGCAAGCCCTCAAGCGTAAAGTTCTTGGCTTTTGCCCTCATATTCAGCTTTTCAATGCCGAAATAAACCGCGTCTGCCCCGCTTTCTACGGCTGTAGTGAGCATTGTCCAGTCGCCTGCCGGAGCCATTAGTTCAGGTTTCTTCATCAATAATTTGCTTTCTTGATAGTTTTTGAGTTTGTAATGGATACAAACATAAGAGCTTTTGAGGAAAATTAACAGTCAGTAATTAGGAAATAAGAAAAGAAATTAGGAGGGGAAAAAAGGAGGCGGAGCTTTTTGAAGCGTGCTCCGCCTCTTTAATTAACTACTTAAGGCTCAGAGTAGTGGTGCTTTTTTCACTTTCATTGAACAGGCGGTCAAGCGCTGTAACTACATATATATACTTTGTGCCGTTACCGGGCTTAATAGGGTCTTTATATTTTGCCTTCTTTGCGGAAATGACGTTAAGAAGGAACTTCGGGTTATCCAGGTTTATCTCGTCCTTATCCGTAAAGCGGTAGACAGCGTAGTAGCTTGCGGTCTCACCGTCACTTGCAGCCTTGGGAGCTGTCCATTCAAGCGTTGCTCCCGTTGAATCCCCTTTAACCGTGAGGTTTTCCGGTGCAAGGGGAGGCGTAGTTTCCTTCCACGGCATTACAGGCGGAAGAGCCGGGTACTTATAGAAATTATTCTTTAATGTGTCTGCAAAGCCCGAGAAATTTTCTGTCAAAGACTTTGAGCTGAAGAAGACTTCTCCCTGAACGTTAGGCGTTGTGCGGTTTAAGTTTATTTGATCCTCAAGCTCGGTCTTCTTTCCCTTGTAATTATGCGAAGCCATCTGGCTTGAATACTGCCCTATGTAAAGGTGCATATCCTTGGTTACAGAAGCCCACCATGGAAGGAGCTTTGCATAATCTGCCTTTGCGTGGCCTATTTCCCAGTAAAGCTGCGGGTTCATATAGTCCAGGCTCTTATTCTTGATCCATGTCAGGGGGTCGCAGTAAAGTATGCTGTAGGATTCAAAGCCGTTTGTGCCGGCATATTTATTCTCAACAATACCGAATGGGCTTATGCCGAACTTAACCCTGGGCTTTACAACCTTAATTGTGTCGTAAATACTTGCCATAAGGCTGTTAATATTGTCCCTTCTCCAGTCATCAACATTGGTAAAGCTGCCATGGTATTTGGCATATGTAACTGAATCCTCCTTTGAAACTTTGGGCCCGTAGGGGTAGAAGTAGTCGTCAAAATGAATTCCGTCCACGTCATAGCGCCTGAGGACATCGGAAACAATTGAAAGCACATAGTTTTTAACTTCAGGAAGCCCCGGATCCAGCATCTTGTAATCCTTAAATGTCAGAAGCCAGTCGGGGTGAAGAACCGATACGTGGTTACTTGAGGCCTGGTAGTCGCCGATTGTTTTAACTGCCCTGTAAGGGTTGAACCAGGCGTGGAGCTCCATGCCTCTGGCGTGGGCTTCACTTATTGCAAACTGAAGGGGATCGAAAAAAGGCTCGGGTGCTTTACCCTGGGCTCCCGTAAGCCAGTACGACCACGGTTCAATTTTAGACTGATAAAGGGCGTCGCACTCAGTCCTGATCTGGAATACAACGGCGTTAACGCCGGATGCTTTAAGCTTATCCATAATTGAAACAAGCTCTGCTATCTGCTCTCCTGGAGTCGCATTTCTGTTTGTAGGCCAGTCAATATTAGCTACTGTAGCTACCCAGGCGCCTCTGAATTCCCTTTTGGGCGGATTTGCCTGTGCAAAAAGCCCAGTGAAAGCGAAGGCTAAAAGAATAAGAGTAAGTTTTTTCATGAAGTTCATTTCCCGATGATGAATAAAAAGTTGAATAAAACTTCGCAATAAAGTTTCGTACAAAGGTAAGGACTTTGAAAGAAAAAGTCACAGGGCTTTTTTGACAAAAATATTTCTGTGTCATATTTTGTTAAAACAAAATTTGGGAGTGAAAATGAAAATCCTTGCTCTGGAAGTTGAAAATGCCGGAATTGGAAAGGACCGGTTTCAGCCCTTCCTTCAGGAAGAGGCCCGGAAGGTATGGGAGCTGTACCAGAATGGTACCATTCGTGAACTTTATTTCAGAACGGAAACGGATGCTGCCGTGCTTGTTCTTGAATCTGATAGTATAGAAGAAGCCCGGGAGGTACTCTCCGCACTTCCCTTGGTAAGAGAAAACCTGATCCAATTCCAGCTTATAGCCTTAAAGCCTTACCCGGGCTTTAAGAGGCTCTTTAAGCAGGAGGCTTAATTCGTGGAAATTTGAATATATTTCACTAAATTAAACTTCAGCAAACCCTGGCTTTTCTTTCACATACTAACTTCAGGCAGATAAATGAAAAGAAAGTATATCATCATTATTTCCCTCGTGCTTATTGTTGCAGTCTATATCGTCTATAAGGCTTTCTTCAACCATGAAAAAGTTCAGACCGTACCAGTTACCAAAGGCAATCTTGTAACTTTAATCTATGCTACCGGCACAGTAACGGCCGATTCCGTTGCCACACTCCGCTCGGAAGCCGGAGGAATAGTAAAATATATAATCGGGAAAGAAGGGATGTTTGTAAAAAAAGGTACTGTCCTTTTGCGGACCGACAGAAGCGACCAGGAGCTGAGGCTGAGGGATGCTGAAAACCAGATTGAGACGGCAGAGCTGGACCTTAAAGCCAAAGAACGTGACCTTAATAGAAAGGAAAGCCTCTACAAAACTAACAGCATTACAAAAAAAGATTACGAGGACGCCAGACAAAATTACGACCTGGCCCGTGTGAGCCTGAACCAAAGGAGGCTCGCTTTGGATATAGCCCGCCAGAACCTCACAAAAACCGTCGTTACGGCGCCTTTTTCAGGCGTGCTTGTAAACGTCAGGGTAAACCTTGGCGATAATCTTACGCCGAACGCCGAGTGCTTTGAAATTATGGCTCCAAATTCCATTGTCGTTCAGGGAGAGGTCGACGAGCAGGACCTGGGCAGGATAGGCTCCGGCATGCCGGCTGTTGTGGCCTTTGACGCTTATCCCAATGAGAAATATGAAGGTGTTCTTCAGAGGATTGTGCCCAGAACGGATGAGGCCACAAAAACCTCCAGGGTCTATATAAAACTTAAACAGTCACCCGAAAAGCTGAATCTCGGCATGACGGCTACAATTAACATCAAGGCCGGTGAAAAACAAAACGCCCTTCTTCTGCCCAGGACGGCAATTCTTGAGGAGAACCGCAGCCGCTACGTCTTTAAGATTGAAGGCGAGCGCCTGAAGAAAATTCAGCTTAATACGGGGACTTTGGACGGAAGGTTTGCCGACGTCTCGGAAAGCGGACTTCCGGAAGGGACGAGGATTGTGGACCAGCCTAAAGGAAGCTATACCGATAACATGAGAGTTGATGTAAATTAAAATGACCCGGCGGCTTAAAATAGCGTCAAAGCTACGTTTTGTGATATCTATCGCCTTAAGGCACCTTGAGGCAAAGAAAAAGCAGACCGTGCTCGTTATAACCGGCGTTGCAACGGGCGCCATGGTAATGATCATTACATTTGCACTTACTAAAGGAATAATCTCCGACATTCAAAGCAAAATTATTGAGATCTCCCCTCTTGTCACAATTAAGGGGGAAAAGCTTGAGGGAAAAGAACACCTCCTCTTAAAATCCTCCCCCGGAGGAAAAGATCAGTTTTTTATTTCAAGCAGAATAATCCCCGATGAAAAAAAAGAAATAAAATCTTTCCGCCAGGTCATTTCAATTGCCGATGCCATAGGTGAAATTGACGCCGTGGCTCCTTTTGTTGAAACCCGCGGTGTCTTAAGGGAAAGAACGCTTACCCGGACGGCCATAATTAAAGGCATTATCCCCGAAAGGGAGAAG
This portion of the Ignavibacteria bacterium genome encodes:
- a CDS encoding copper chaperone PCu(A)C, which encodes MYIFVMLIMALPFMQQNGIEIKDAWIRPGAKDMNTALYFEIINHTGKPDTLYEARSNLAQKVEVHETYKQGDMMGMRPAKIVIVGANSSFKFQPGGHHVMFI
- the rsmI gene encoding 16S rRNA (cytidine(1402)-2'-O)-methyltransferase, with the translated sequence MDNKLYLVSTPIGNYDDITLRALNILKEADFIICEEFKEARRLLSQYKIEKELISLNEHNENEVANDILLRILQGESAALISDCGTPLFSDPGHLLVDLCISQKIEVVPVPGANSLLPALTASGFDFEKFYFYGWLSPKKDERRGELLRLKGINEVIVIMDTPYRLRSLLSDVLKAFGPSVRVALAYDITMKNEKFYRGTVSQVLEAAEKKQLKGEFVLIVNNRRLRRS
- a CDS encoding polyphosphate kinase 2 family protein — its product is MDIEQFLVKPDSQVKLKDHKTNDTGGYKSKEDAGEKLADNITQMDDLQAKLFAQDRYSLLLVFQAMDGGGKDSAIKHVMTGLNPQGTQVFSFKQPSKEELDHGFLWRISKALPEKGRIGIFNRSHYEEVLIVRVHDLVKSERLPEWVLKDNIWKMRFRQINDFERYLYETGTYVVKFFLNISKDEQKKRFFKRIEDPAKNWKITEEDIAEREYWDDYQKCYEDAISETSTEYAPWYIIPGDKKWFAHLAISEVIVKTMSSMDISFPKVKGKQLEALGRLKEKLSKE
- a CDS encoding family 10 glycosylhydrolase, producing MKKLTLILLAFAFTGLFAQANPPKREFRGAWVATVANIDWPTNRNATPGEQIAELVSIMDKLKASGVNAVVFQIRTECDALYQSKIEPWSYWLTGAQGKAPEPFFDPLQFAISEAHARGMELHAWFNPYRAVKTIGDYQASSNHVSVLHPDWLLTFKDYKMLDPGLPEVKNYVLSIVSDVLRRYDVDGIHFDDYFYPYGPKVSKEDSVTYAKYHGSFTNVDDWRRDNINSLMASIYDTIKVVKPRVKFGISPFGIVENKYAGTNGFESYSILYCDPLTWIKNKSLDYMNPQLYWEIGHAKADYAKLLPWWASVTKDMHLYIGQYSSQMASHNYKGKKTELEDQINLNRTTPNVQGEVFFSSKSLTENFSGFADTLKNNFYKYPALPPVMPWKETTPPLAPENLTVKGDSTGATLEWTAPKAASDGETASYYAVYRFTDKDEINLDNPKFLLNVISAKKAKYKDPIKPGNGTKYIYVVTALDRLFNESEKSTTTLSLK
- a CDS encoding SCO family protein yields the protein MKIYYKFLTLAFPALILFGCKDKLPVKDDLSGAKYDLLTQDSTRATFPANVKGKVVVLGLIFTHCPDICPLITNNMERIQQEAKKEDLSGVSFVSISFDPLRDKPSVLKEYADVREIDMKNWIFLTGRPGEIDSLKKQLHYVAIAGDTTYSETGEPSYFFVHTDRITLMDKEGKVRQEYKGSNVNVEEVMKDIKALAD
- a CDS encoding U32 family peptidase; this translates as MKKPELMAPAGDWTMLTTAVESGADAVYFGIEKLNMRAKAKNFTLEGLPEIVSFCKEHGVKSYLTLNTIIFEEEVGELDEIIPAAKKAGVDMIICWDLALVEKCREHDMPFCVSTQASISNSASANLFKSLGARRIVMARECSLEEIKKVRANTDLEIEAFIHGAMCIAVSGRCFMSHHLFGKSANRGECIQPCRREYEVIDGQIGKSMVLGEDYVMSPKDLCSIEYIDMLIEAGIDSFKIEGRKRSPEYVARTVSIYRKAIDLYFEGGLTDEIKKDMLHELEKVYNRGFSSGFYFDVPSSAEYANIYGSIATTKKEYVGKVINYYKKTGIAHIKLETGNISVGEDLLVIGQTTGVVELKLPNMVNNEVPVTEAQKGDEVTFECAEIIRPKDMVYKVVAAR
- a CDS encoding NifU family protein, whose translation is MLRVQDVDLTPNPQALKFILSEKLLKSETRHFKNKEEAQSDPLAKGIFDIDGVESVFYMDKFVTVEKNPAVDWGKIQMPFIKFIQGFDKTLLPEEKEPEPLGKEEESELLRQINSFLDQRVRPALAGDGGGLEVLGIDGYMLRIRYQGACGSCPSAISGTLNAIENLLKREINPAIEVIPG
- a CDS encoding superoxide dismutase — translated: MKILALEVENAGIGKDRFQPFLQEEARKVWELYQNGTIRELYFRTETDAAVLVLESDSIEEAREVLSALPLVRENLIQFQLIALKPYPGFKRLFKQEA
- a CDS encoding aldo/keto reductase codes for the protein MSTLEKTYKFSEKYSNIKYKRLGKTGYQVSICGFGTYRVDYRIQEHAKTLAYALTNGINLVDTSSNYSDGGSEILVGNVVNGLMENEGLERDEVVIVSKGGYIQGENQEIAKERETLGTPYPEVVRCAPDLWHCIHPEFLQDQITASLERLKLGYIDVYLLHNPEYFLMYTGTRDVEKLREEYYRRIKNAFIYLEEEVAKGRILHYGISSNSFGEENDKRSFTSLEEVLRLSKEISPENHFSVVQLPLNLLEKGGAENLNQEKGKKTFLELASENDLGVLVNRPLNAIKGNKIVRLADFSVKEDRTVPEINQLIGDLKKQEDSIKASYVTDLSIEAKDKQTIIESMSLASVLENTFGKFESANQFIEIKKQFFIPRANYAINEIYKHYDSEEDVISKLNYYATTVNIVLDSMESIFAKESNSKNRKVHEMIAPYLNGSADDLSLSQKAILMINSLPNVTSTLVGMRTQKYVDDVIGSIETSYALKAGDFWKDELKD
- a CDS encoding proline--tRNA ligase, whose protein sequence is MKLSKAFIPTLKEVPTDAIIPSHILMLRTGMVRMLSAGIYSFLPLGYTVVKKVVEIIREEMDAIGGQEFHLPALNPKEIWEETNRVEAFGDTMFHIKNRDYVLAPTHEEIMTYHAKGVVKSYKDMPQIWYQIQTKFRNEPRPKSGVIRGRQFLMKDAYSFDTSWENLDKSYAQHDKAYRKIFGRCDLKYFVVGASSGAMGGNRSEEFMVKSEAGEDTVAHCEHCGYAANVEVATSVVDGAPRFTTSFAVEEISTPKVKSIDELCEFLKINETQCAKSRVYIHNDEPVLVLMLGNDEVNETKLGSVLPGTLRPGHPDELKEITGADAGSIGPIGFKGRIIADLRLKDGNNLYSGANKNDYHIGGIDLMRDVPTVEYFDLRTVQAGEVCTRCGEKLDVFKAIELGHIFKLGTRYSEAMGATFLDEQGKVNPIIMGSYGIGVERVIACYIEQHNDEKGIIWDNTLAPYQFHLMGLNMKKQEVIDASNKIYNDLMDMGYDVLFDDRVDAQAGFKFNDADLLGLPVQVIVGDKNLKENKVEVKVRKTGERFTIEIDKLYNKLKELI